A window from Hoeflea sp. IMCC20628 encodes these proteins:
- the tkt gene encoding transketolase, whose translation MISREKHDRMANAIRFLSMDAVEKAKSGHPGLPMGAADVATVLFSRYLTFDPKKPNWPDRDRFVLSAGHGSMLIYSLLYLLGYDDISLEDIKNFRQLGSPTAGHPEYGHAAGIETTTGPLGQGLGNAVGMAIAERKLATEFGSDLVEHHTYALAGDGCLMEGISQEAISLAGHLKLNKLIVFWDNNSISIDGPISLTDSTDQLARFAASGWNTLDIDGHDPDAIAQAIEAAQKSDRPTLIAAKTVIGFGAPNKAGTSGAHGSPLGDKEIAGARAALGWSEEPFVVPSDILDAWRLAGLRSVKDRKAWEARLAETENDVRMSFERRMTGELPGELEPAILAYKRKLSEDQPNVATRKSSEMALEVINGVVPETIGGSADLTGSNNTRTSQTKPITPDDFSGRYIHYGIREHGMAAAMNGIALHGGLIPYSGGFLIFSDYCRPSIRLAALMGIRVIHVLTHDSIGLGEDGPTHQPVEQMAALRAIPNLLMFRPADAVETAECWHIALEAQKRPSGIALTRQNLPTVRTDYTEENLCSYGAYDLVSVSEAEVTIFASGSEIEIALEACKMLEANGHTTRVVSVPCFELFEEQSVEYKKAVIGDSRIKIAIEAGIRQGWDRFIGSDGLFIGMTGFGASGPYKELYEHFGITAEAAVAAVEDRLHDKA comes from the coding sequence ATGATTTCACGCGAAAAACACGACCGGATGGCGAATGCAATCCGGTTTCTATCCATGGATGCTGTAGAGAAAGCCAAATCCGGGCACCCCGGCTTGCCAATGGGCGCAGCCGATGTCGCCACAGTGCTGTTCTCACGCTATCTCACCTTTGATCCGAAAAAGCCCAATTGGCCTGACCGCGACCGCTTCGTGCTGTCAGCCGGCCATGGTTCGATGCTGATCTATTCGCTGCTCTATCTGCTTGGTTATGATGACATCTCGCTCGAGGACATCAAGAATTTCCGCCAGCTTGGATCTCCGACCGCCGGCCATCCCGAATATGGCCACGCTGCAGGCATTGAAACCACCACCGGCCCGCTCGGCCAGGGCCTCGGCAATGCTGTCGGCATGGCGATCGCCGAGCGCAAGCTCGCAACCGAGTTCGGATCCGACCTGGTTGAACATCACACCTATGCGCTAGCCGGCGACGGCTGCCTGATGGAGGGCATCAGCCAGGAAGCGATATCGCTGGCAGGCCACCTCAAGCTCAACAAGCTGATTGTCTTCTGGGACAACAATTCGATTTCCATCGATGGCCCGATTTCGCTGACCGATTCGACCGACCAGTTGGCCCGCTTCGCAGCTTCGGGCTGGAACACGCTCGACATCGACGGCCACGATCCCGACGCGATCGCACAAGCCATCGAAGCCGCGCAGAAATCCGACCGGCCGACATTGATCGCCGCCAAGACCGTGATCGGCTTTGGCGCTCCCAACAAGGCTGGAACCAGCGGCGCCCATGGGTCGCCACTTGGCGACAAGGAAATCGCCGGTGCCCGCGCAGCCCTCGGCTGGAGCGAAGAACCTTTCGTCGTGCCGTCCGACATTCTTGATGCCTGGCGCCTGGCCGGCCTCCGGTCGGTCAAGGACAGAAAAGCCTGGGAAGCCCGCCTGGCTGAGACTGAAAACGATGTCCGGATGTCCTTTGAACGCCGGATGACCGGCGAATTGCCCGGCGAGTTGGAACCGGCAATCCTTGCCTACAAGCGCAAGCTCTCCGAGGACCAGCCCAACGTCGCCACCCGCAAATCTTCGGAAATGGCGCTCGAAGTCATCAATGGCGTGGTTCCCGAGACCATTGGCGGCTCAGCCGACCTGACCGGGTCCAACAACACCCGCACCAGCCAGACCAAGCCGATCACGCCGGACGATTTTTCCGGACGCTATATCCATTATGGCATTCGCGAACACGGCATGGCGGCGGCGATGAACGGAATCGCGCTGCATGGCGGCCTGATCCCCTATTCCGGCGGCTTCCTGATCTTCTCGGATTACTGCCGGCCTTCGATCCGGCTGGCTGCGCTGATGGGCATCCGGGTGATCCACGTCCTGACCCATGATTCCATCGGACTTGGCGAAGACGGCCCGACGCATCAGCCGGTCGAGCAGATGGCCGCCTTGCGCGCTATCCCGAATTTGCTGATGTTCCGCCCGGCCGATGCCGTGGAAACAGCCGAATGCTGGCACATCGCCCTTGAGGCACAAAAGCGCCCCAGCGGCATCGCCCTGACGCGTCAGAACCTGCCCACAGTGCGCACCGATTACACCGAGGAAAATCTCTGCTCCTACGGCGCTTACGATCTCGTATCGGTCAGCGAAGCCGAGGTAACAATCTTTGCTTCCGGTTCGGAAATCGAGATCGCGCTCGAAGCCTGCAAGATGCTTGAGGCGAATGGTCACACCACCCGCGTGGTGTCCGTGCCGTGCTTCGAGTTGTTCGAAGAGCAGAGCGTGGAGTATAAAAAGGCTGTTATCGGAGATTCCAGGATCAAGATCGCCATCGAGGCGGGCATCCGCCAGGGATGGGACCGCTTTATTGGCTCGGACGGTCTGTTCATCGGCATGACCGGCTTCGGCGCATCCGGACCTTACAAGGAACTCTACGAGCATTTCGGCATCACTGCCGAGGCCGCGGTGGCGGCGGTTGAAGACCGCCTGCATGACAAGGCCTGA
- a CDS encoding DUF4164 domain-containing protein gives MPAEKTLKSALEALNKALNQLDNEVDRQVEASRSSTETAAELDRMIEDRSRIAQELDQAQDRANRLEEANREVSRRLVTAMETIRAVLDR, from the coding sequence ATGCCCGCCGAAAAAACATTGAAATCAGCACTTGAGGCTTTGAACAAGGCCTTGAATCAGCTTGACAATGAGGTTGACCGGCAAGTCGAGGCCAGCCGCAGTTCGACCGAAACCGCAGCGGAACTGGACCGGATGATCGAAGATCGTTCGCGTATTGCGCAGGAGCTTGACCAGGCACAGGACAGGGCGAACCGTCTGGAAGAGGCAAACCGGGAGGTTTCGCGCAGGCTGGTGACGGCCATGGAAACGATCCGGGCGGTCTTAGACCGCTGA
- the gap gene encoding type I glyceraldehyde-3-phosphate dehydrogenase — MKTRIAINGFGRIGRNVVRAIYESGRQDIDIVAINDLGPVETNAHLLRWDSVHGKFPKTVEVDGDTIKIEGGDSFKVFAERDPKNLPWADLNIDIVLECTGIFTARDKAAFHLEAGAKRVLVSAPSAGADKTIVYGVNTDVLTKDDLIVSNASCTTNCLAPVAYVLNNAIGIEKGMMTTIHSYTGDQPTLDTMHKDLYRGRAAAMSMIPTSTGAAKAVGLVLPELNGKLDGMSIRVPTPNVSVVDLKFLAKRSTTVEEINKAIRDAANGPLKGILGFTDEPNVSIDFNHNPHSSVFHMDQTKVMDGTFCSILTWYDNEWGFSNRMGDTAVAMAKLI; from the coding sequence ATGAAGACCAGGATTGCCATTAACGGATTTGGCCGTATCGGCCGTAACGTGGTGCGTGCCATTTATGAATCCGGACGCCAGGACATCGACATTGTCGCGATCAACGATCTCGGCCCGGTTGAAACCAACGCGCATCTGCTGCGCTGGGATTCGGTTCACGGCAAGTTCCCCAAGACCGTTGAAGTCGACGGCGACACCATCAAGATTGAAGGCGGCGATTCGTTCAAGGTTTTTGCCGAACGTGACCCGAAGAACCTGCCCTGGGCCGATCTCAACATCGACATCGTACTGGAATGCACAGGCATCTTCACGGCCCGCGACAAGGCCGCCTTTCACCTGGAAGCCGGTGCCAAGCGCGTTCTGGTGTCCGCACCTTCTGCCGGCGCCGACAAGACCATCGTGTACGGCGTCAACACTGATGTGTTGACCAAGGACGACCTCATTGTCTCCAACGCATCCTGCACCACCAACTGCCTGGCGCCGGTCGCCTATGTTCTCAACAATGCCATCGGCATTGAAAAAGGCATGATGACGACGATCCATTCCTACACCGGTGACCAGCCGACACTCGACACCATGCACAAGGATCTCTACCGGGGCCGTGCGGCCGCAATGTCGATGATTCCGACCTCGACCGGTGCCGCCAAGGCTGTCGGCCTGGTGCTGCCAGAGCTCAACGGCAAGCTCGACGGCATGTCCATTCGCGTGCCGACCCCGAACGTCTCGGTTGTCGATCTGAAGTTCCTTGCCAAGCGTTCCACCACTGTCGAGGAAATCAACAAGGCCATCCGCGACGCCGCCAACGGCCCGCTGAAGGGCATTCTCGGCTTTACCGATGAACCGAATGTCTCGATCGACTTCAACCACAATCCGCATTCGTCCGTGTTCCACATGGACCAGACCAAGGTCATGGATGGCACTTTCTGCTCGATCCTGACCTGGTATGACAATGAATGGGGCTTCTCAAACCGGATGGGCGACACAGCA
- a CDS encoding cell division protein ZapA, which yields MAQVTVTIDSKTYRMACEEGQETHLTELASRFDRYVGHLKGEFGEIGDLRITVMAGIMVMDELHELQRRMRGLEAEVETLKKTRDNALTKVDKVDSDITEALIEVTGKIEKIAGKLAGRD from the coding sequence ATGGCACAAGTCACGGTTACCATTGACTCCAAGACCTACCGCATGGCCTGCGAAGAGGGGCAGGAAACGCATCTCACCGAGCTTGCAAGCCGCTTTGATCGCTATGTTGGCCATCTCAAGGGTGAGTTTGGCGAAATCGGCGACTTGCGGATTACCGTGATGGCCGGAATCATGGTGATGGATGAATTGCACGAGTTGCAGCGGCGGATGCGCGGACTTGAAGCAGAAGTCGAAACCCTGAAGAAAACCCGCGACAATGCCCTGACCAAGGTCGACAAGGTTGACAGCGATATCACCGAGGCGCTGATCGAAGTGACAGGAAAAATCGAGAAAATCGCCGGCAAGCTGGCGGGCCGGGACTAA
- a CDS encoding alpha/beta fold hydrolase, which yields MESVDNPAPLTRAIETIYSYFKGDQEFTEFMKDLEDFLAVGETGHPVFSGEIGKHFNIAAELAQVMSPAPEAKYRSLVEGPALKIVFDRALRIVAQSSQARNLFGYIDGFVITHDKNNKAVISTEAAAYSADQVEQLQMSLSGPVLETVAALFGHNTQQPGGNRSFVRREGESGFVSLNHNLELDVVVVTLPGASWSASIPVVLSGSFGLSPSENEVLELMANGKSNVEISRDRFRSVDTVKSQTQAIFRKLGVASRLEAVQVVNDLVSLAALSGGVPDPGVTIASPTNSFPFAHDISSWRTADSGGRQISYVHYPAPPGTAGETCPVLMFHGLLQGPELTMAARHGLSCAGFEYLGISKPGYGATRPPFRNRPMIQSCIEDAVYVCDQHGVGRSLVLGHLFGAHAAIEYCLTHPERVSGLVLCSAYYPLQMAEHLVPVGVLQKLAMSSGIASAAAHRFIALTAVAYLRYGGSNRYLSALAENCPGDRKAIQDQEIYGLLRAGIHHVTVGGASAFLADTSASDSDWSERLALLNLPVIVLHGESDPAVNSKIARLAAGRIANCRYEEIPEIGQHILHAIPEKVIAALKEIHAAAAEN from the coding sequence ATGGAGTCTGTTGACAACCCTGCCCCGCTAACACGGGCAATCGAAACAATTTATTCCTATTTCAAGGGCGATCAGGAATTCACCGAGTTCATGAAAGATCTCGAGGATTTTCTGGCTGTCGGGGAAACCGGCCACCCGGTGTTCTCGGGCGAGATTGGCAAGCATTTCAATATCGCCGCCGAACTGGCGCAAGTCATGTCTCCGGCGCCAGAGGCCAAGTACCGCTCGCTGGTCGAAGGTCCGGCCTTGAAAATTGTTTTCGACAGGGCATTGCGGATTGTCGCGCAGTCGTCGCAAGCGCGAAACCTATTCGGATACATAGACGGCTTCGTCATCACCCACGACAAGAACAACAAGGCAGTCATTTCAACCGAAGCCGCTGCCTATTCCGCCGACCAGGTCGAACAATTGCAGATGAGCCTCAGCGGCCCGGTGCTTGAGACCGTGGCAGCGTTGTTTGGACACAACACCCAACAGCCGGGCGGAAATCGCAGTTTCGTACGCAGGGAAGGCGAGAGCGGTTTTGTATCTCTCAACCACAATCTTGAACTTGATGTTGTCGTCGTCACCCTTCCCGGCGCCAGCTGGAGCGCCAGCATTCCGGTCGTTCTTAGCGGCAGCTTCGGGCTGTCACCATCAGAGAATGAAGTTCTCGAGCTGATGGCCAACGGCAAGTCGAATGTCGAGATCTCCCGGGATCGCTTTCGCTCTGTCGACACGGTGAAAAGTCAGACCCAGGCGATCTTTCGCAAACTTGGTGTCGCATCGCGTCTCGAAGCCGTCCAGGTGGTCAATGACCTTGTCAGCCTGGCGGCCCTCTCCGGTGGAGTGCCCGATCCGGGCGTCACCATCGCATCGCCAACCAACAGCTTCCCCTTTGCCCATGACATTTCGTCCTGGCGGACGGCAGATTCTGGCGGGAGGCAGATCAGCTATGTTCATTACCCCGCGCCTCCCGGCACCGCCGGGGAAACCTGTCCGGTGTTGATGTTCCATGGGTTATTGCAAGGACCGGAACTCACCATGGCAGCACGGCATGGCCTTAGCTGTGCCGGTTTTGAGTATCTCGGCATTTCCAAACCTGGCTATGGCGCAACGCGCCCACCTTTCAGGAACAGGCCGATGATACAATCGTGTATCGAGGATGCTGTATATGTCTGCGACCAGCACGGTGTCGGTCGTTCGCTCGTGCTTGGCCATCTGTTTGGTGCTCATGCAGCGATCGAATATTGTCTCACCCACCCCGAGCGGGTCAGTGGCCTGGTCCTGTGCTCAGCCTATTATCCGCTGCAGATGGCTGAACATCTTGTACCGGTCGGTGTCTTGCAGAAACTCGCAATGTCGAGCGGGATTGCATCAGCCGCAGCACACCGGTTCATTGCCCTCACAGCGGTTGCCTATCTGCGGTATGGCGGTTCCAACCGGTACCTTTCAGCCCTTGCCGAAAACTGTCCCGGCGACCGCAAGGCGATTCAGGACCAGGAAATTTACGGATTGCTGCGAGCTGGCATCCATCATGTCACTGTCGGTGGAGCTTCCGCCTTCCTTGCCGACACGTCAGCGAGCGATTCGGACTGGAGCGAACGGCTTGCCTTGCTCAACCTGCCGGTCATTGTGCTTCATGGCGAGTCTGACCCTGCGGTAAACTCGAAAATAGCGAGGCTTGCCGCCGGTCGGATAGCCAATTGCCGGTATGAGGAAATTCCCGAGATCGGGCAGCATATCCTTCATGCCATTCCCGAAAAGGTGATAGCCGCCCTGAAGGAAATTCACGCCGCGGCGGCCGAGAATTAG